ATGAACTCGCAATTGATGAAAATGGAAGCCATGGCGAACGGTTATTCGGAGGCCATTGCCCTGGATGTGAACGGCAATGTCAGCGAGGGGTCGGGAGAAAATGTCTTTTTGGTGCGCGACGGCGTTCTGTATACACCGTTGATGGCCAACAGCATTCTGCCGGGCATCACCCGTCAGTGCGTGATGACCTTGATCCGAGAGATGGGGCTGGAGGTGGTGGAGACGGCGATTCCGCGGGAGATGCTCTATCTTGCGGATGAAATCTTTTTCACCGGAACCGCGGCCGAGGTGTCGCCCGTACGCTCGGTGGACCACTACCCCGTCGGCGCGGGACGGCGCGGACCGGTTACTGAAAAAATTCAATCGCGCTATTTTGAATATATCTACGGAAAATGTCCGGATCGTTATGGCTGGCATGATTTCGTCCGATGACCGGTTTGCCGGCGATGAGGATGGTTTAGAGACCACCTCGGGTTCGCGGCGCAAGGCGCGCGAACTGGCCCTGCAGGGTCTGTATGCGCTGGAACTTTCCGGCAATTCGGTCGATAAAGTGATACAGGATCTCTTTATGCTCCACCGGGAGGAGGAGCCGGTTAAAGCGTTCGTGCGATTGCAGGTTGAAAAAACCCACGAGAACCGCGCCGAGATCGACGACTATATTCGAAAATTCGCCGTCAACTGGGATTTTGAACGGATCGCCATCGTGGACCGGATCATCCTGCGCATGGCGATTTGCGAGTTTCTGCACTTTTGGGATATTCCCCCCAAAGTGTCCATCGATGAGGCCATCGAACTGAGTAAATCCTACAGCACCGAACAAAGCAGTCGATTCGTCAACGGCATTCTGGATTCCGTGCTGCTGGACTTGAAAGAGCGCCGCCGGCTGGTCAAAGTAGGCCGCGGGCTGGATGACGGCGCCGGTGAGCCGGAGGAGAAACCGCACGCCTGAGCTGAACCGGCTCCTGCCGGACCGTTCCCGCAGGTTTCTCTACGTAGATGCACGCAGCGGGCGGCCGTAAAGAGGCATATGATCAAGCGCCGATCCCGGCGCTTGTTTTTTTGCGAGCGGTGCACTGCACCCGACATCAATGTAAAGGTTAAGAGCTATGGCAAGTATTGAAAATATTTTTGCAAAGTTTT
This genomic interval from bacterium contains the following:
- a CDS encoding branched chain amino acid aminotransferase, which codes for MNSQLMKMEAMANGYSEAIALDVNGNVSEGSGENVFLVRDGVLYTPLMANSILPGITRQCVMTLIREMGLEVVETAIPREMLYLADEIFFTGTAAEVSPVRSVDHYPVGAGRRGPVTEKIQSRYFEYIYGKCPDRYGWHDFVR
- the nusB gene encoding transcription antitermination factor NusB; this translates as MISSDDRFAGDEDGLETTSGSRRKARELALQGLYALELSGNSVDKVIQDLFMLHREEEPVKAFVRLQVEKTHENRAEIDDYIRKFAVNWDFERIAIVDRIILRMAICEFLHFWDIPPKVSIDEAIELSKSYSTEQSSRFVNGILDSVLLDLKERRRLVKVGRGLDDGAGEPEEKPHA